The following are encoded together in the Triticum dicoccoides isolate Atlit2015 ecotype Zavitan chromosome 6B, WEW_v2.0, whole genome shotgun sequence genome:
- the LOC119320656 gene encoding serine/threonine-protein phosphatase 7 long form homolog, with product MEMPESQRSGNPRGIPLVWLRDNFLNLFSFANEETRKRYLFAYLLWLLGNLFPNSHGDVVVPGLIYIAENMVDEPLPEQPKYSFGSAMLSHTYRGLCDATQKTSFAQKAPLLCVAYEFLQLWSWEYLPVGRPRIVQPIYPYDFGEGASATMATRWTKARKRWSPDIAKNCYPMYHQQFEILDEAEVTWNPWTQDQLKLVFDARHFTPGMLTDSAFWLTRCNLLFLWCVEPYNPERVMRQFGLYQEIPPPFPRRIDEETHKLTNMGRGWSLYDWREENSEWVHKWTNEALADIVRELRPYDGSTDQAYKQWYCMNTRASLASQPATIPTRLTQEEQAWRHVELHAAYYRDHLIITCNFFRSIIS from the exons ATGGAAATGCCAGAATCACAACGTTCTGGTAACCCTCGgggcatcccactcgtctggcttcGTGATAACTTTCTTAATTTATTTAGCTTCGCCAATGAGGAGACGAGAAAAAGATATCTGTTTGCATATTTGTTGTGGCTCCTCGGGAATCTATTTCCAAATTCACATGGGGACGTTGTTGTCCCTGGTCTCATCTACATTGCAGAGAATATGGTAGATGAACCTTTACCCGAGCAGCCAAAATACAGCTTCGGTTCTGCCATGCTATCTCATACATACAGAGGCTTGTGTGATGCCACGCAAAAAACCTCTTTCGCACAAAAAGCTCCATTACTTTGTGTCGCCTATGAGTTTCTACAGTTGTGGTCCTGGGAATACCTCCCTGTAGGACGACCTCGTATAGTACAACCCATATACCCATATGACTTTGGCGAGGGTGCTAGCGCAACTATGGCCACCAGGTGGACAAAGGCACGGAAACGTTGGTCTCCAGATATTGCGAAAAATTGTTACCCTATGTACCACCAGCAGTTTGAGATACTTGATGAGGCAGAAGTCACATGGAACCCGTGGACTCAGGACCAGCTAAAATTGGTCTTTGATGCTCGACACTTCACACCAGGCATGTTGACCGATAGTGCATTCTGGCTGACTCGCTGCAACTTATTGTTCCTGTGGTGTGTTGAACCTTACAACCCAGAGCGTGTAATGAGACAGTTCGGTCTCTATCAAGAAATTCCACCACCTTTTCCCAGACGTATCGATGAGGAAACACATAA GCTAACCAATATGGGCAGGGGTTGGAGTTTATACGATTGGAGGGAAGAGAACAGTGAATGGGTACACAAGTGGACAAATGAAGCGCTAGCAGATATAGTGCGTGAACTTAG GCCGTACGATGGAAGTACAGATCAAGCGTACAAGCAGTGGTACTGCATGAACACACGTGCTAGCCTGGCCAGTCAGCCAGCTACTATACCAACACGTCTCACACAAGAGGAGCAGGCGTGGAGACATGTTGAGCTGCATGCAGCTTACTATCGTGACCACCTGATAATCACTTGTAACTTTTTTAGGTCCATCATTTCATAA
- the LOC119320657 gene encoding uncharacterized protein LOC119320657 — MPPRLKTEKTGLRRRRREDALHHIVHTAAEVGVDDVALAQHAVEVDPNAETQAGRGLDAPPPDLVVGGHAELGVDDGALVEHGVEVDPDAETQAELGLEVPAHAELVVGDATRGTQGMGPDLGALLHKVEALMNDVDALVDAVAAFVDRVAGMNGMEEEDGFAALLDAVVEFVGRVARVRAMKERFARPRSTGSVGNGFPRPRWMLALDEEEVIITPEMLGSCTRPGLDAMMNYMKRRLEGFFVQKDPLPNAIVKKDYLQIKTSKRTP, encoded by the exons ATGCCGCCGCGACTGAAGACGGAGAAAACGGggcttcgccgccgccggcgagaGGATGCGCTGCATCACATCGTCCATACTGCGGCGGAGGTAGGCGTGGACGACGTGGCGCTGGCGCAGCACGCCGTCGAGGTCGATCCTAACGCGGAGACCCAGGCGGGGCGGGGCTTGGATGCGCCGCCGCCCGACCTCGTCGTTGGTGGGCACGCAGAGCTCGGCGTCGACGATGGGGCGCTCGTCGAGCATGGCGTCGAGGTCGATCCTGACGCGGAGACCCAGGCGGAGCTCGGCTTGGAGGTGCCAGCGCACGCAGAGCTCGTCGTTGGTGATGCGACTCGGGGTACTCAG GGCATGGGTCCGGACCTTGGCGCGCTGCTGCACAAGGTGGAGGCTCTCATGAACGACGTTGATGCGCTCGTCGACGCGGTCGCGGCGTTCGTCGACCGGGTCGCGGGTATGAACggcatggaggaggaggatggcttCGCTGCGTTGCTTGACGCGGTCGTGGAGTTCGTCGGCCGGGTCGCGCGTGTCCGTGCCATGAAGGAGCGCTTCGCTCGGCCAAGATCGACAGGGTCTGTGGGCAATGGCTTTCCTCGGCCAAGATGGATGTTGGCCTTGGATGAAGAAGAAGTGATAATAACACCTGAAATGCTAGGTTCGTGCACGCGCCCTGGTCTTGATGCAATGATGAACTATATGAAGAGGCGGCTGGAaggattttttgtccaaaaggaccccctgCCGAACGCTATTGTCAAAAAGGACTATCTGCAGATAAAAACGTCAAAAAGGACCCCCTGA